Proteins encoded by one window of Chondromyces crocatus:
- the mtnA gene encoding S-methyl-5-thioribose-1-phosphate isomerase, translated as MSVTNLPPWAPAEALSGASYSAAELSADGDRVFLLEQRELPVVERYVTLTTPAEVAEGIRAMVVRGAPAIGIAAAYGMVLAARAARGEGAEGYLHALRRAGALLDASRPTAVNLSWAVRRALALAEQHAPRDGEQRFQEMAAFARALHRDDVAACRAMGRLGAAHLPDEGAILTHCNAGALATGGYGTALGVIRAAIEAGKRLRVLADETRPYLQGARLTAWELHKDGIPVEVLADSMAGWLMQRGEVKAIVVGADRIARNGDVANKIGTYAVACLARHHGIPFYVAAPWSTVDLATPDGTAIPIEERASDEVGLIAGKRMVPEGVRARHPAFDVTPASLITAIFTERGEATPGELARLAG; from the coding sequence ATGTCCGTCACCAACCTGCCTCCCTGGGCCCCCGCCGAAGCCCTGTCGGGCGCGAGCTACTCGGCGGCCGAGCTGTCCGCCGACGGCGACCGCGTCTTCCTGCTGGAGCAGCGGGAGCTGCCGGTCGTCGAGCGCTACGTCACCCTCACCACGCCCGCCGAGGTCGCCGAGGGCATCCGGGCCATGGTGGTGCGCGGGGCGCCGGCCATCGGCATCGCTGCCGCCTACGGAATGGTCCTCGCCGCGCGGGCCGCGCGAGGCGAAGGCGCCGAGGGCTACCTCCATGCCCTCCGCCGGGCCGGTGCCCTCCTCGACGCCTCTCGCCCGACTGCCGTCAACCTCTCCTGGGCCGTGCGCCGCGCCCTCGCCCTCGCCGAGCAGCACGCTCCGCGCGACGGCGAGCAGCGCTTCCAGGAGATGGCCGCCTTCGCCCGCGCCCTGCACCGTGACGACGTGGCCGCCTGCCGCGCCATGGGCCGCCTCGGCGCCGCTCACCTTCCCGACGAGGGCGCCATCCTCACGCACTGCAACGCCGGCGCCCTCGCGACCGGCGGCTACGGCACCGCCCTCGGCGTGATCCGCGCCGCCATCGAGGCCGGCAAGCGCCTCCGCGTCCTCGCCGACGAGACCCGCCCTTACCTCCAGGGCGCACGCCTCACCGCCTGGGAGCTGCACAAGGACGGCATCCCGGTCGAGGTCCTCGCCGACTCCATGGCCGGCTGGCTGATGCAGCGAGGCGAGGTGAAGGCCATCGTCGTCGGCGCCGATCGCATCGCGCGGAACGGCGACGTCGCGAACAAGATCGGCACCTACGCCGTCGCTTGCCTCGCCCGCCACCACGGCATCCCGTTCTACGTGGCCGCCCCCTGGAGCACCGTCGACCTCGCCACGCCCGATGGCACCGCCATCCCCATCGAGGAGCGCGCCTCCGACGAGGTCGGCCTCATCGCAGGCAAGCGCATGGTGCCCGAGGGCGTGCGTGCCCGGCATCCCGCCTTCGACGTGACCCCGGCGTCCCTGATCACCGCCATCTTCACCGAGCGCGGCGAGGCCACACCGGGCGAGCTGGCGCGCCTCGCCGGCTGA
- a CDS encoding non-ribosomal peptide synthetase, translated as MTQERQESVSMASRRGDGSEGTGQRACVHEMFEEHAARTPEAIALTFEGVALSYGALNQRANQLAHHLRRQGVGPEVLVGLCVERSLEMIVGLLGILKAGGAHVPLDPSYPSERLAFMLEDAAAPVLVTQRSLVATLPAYAGHVLCLDADGPLLDAQPTENLGETARGDQLAYVIYTSGSTGKPKGVMVEHEGVCNLARAQASLFSVGPESRILQFASLSFDASIWEIVMALATGARLTLTSRAASMPGPSLLQTLREQRITHVTLPPSALAVTPVAALPALRHLIVAGEVCPPSLAQRWSQGRSFTNAYGPTECTVCATTERFEEGASRLPIGRPLPGVEVFVLDEFLRPTPAGVPGELHVGGIGLARGYLRQPALTQARFIAHPFSDVPGARLYKTGDLARLLPDGRLEFLGRLDAQVKLRGFRIELGEIEAALHRHPEVRDATVRVREDQPGDPRLVAYVVPQPVQGAPAASPSSAVAGTLDGGALRAFLCRSLPEFMVPAAFVALEALPLSPSGKVDAESLPAPDWAALSRSEGAAGLVAPRDATEETLASLWSEVLGVASIGVHDSFLDLGGHSLTAIQLLSRVRERFGEHISLKSLFENPTVAGLSSHITAHRAAHGDLAPQGQGVALVRAPREARMPVSFAQERVHFIEQMSPEGTAYQAQSKVRFEGRLDVAALVRALGEMVRRHEIYRTTFPTVDGRLVQVIHPAPAIEVPIVDLRGLSSEARGAEVERLVGAEARGVFHLDRLPLVRWSLLRLGDDEHLLTHVEHHMVHDGWSAALFLRELLVVYQAYVRGEPSPLPEPALQFVDYASWQRRWVSSPAAQAQLAYWKEQLSGSPPLLALPLDRPRPPEQRFQGRQLRVELSGALSEGLRALCRREQSTLFMTMLAAFLILLRRYSGQDDLCVGSAVANRRSREVEGLIGMIVNNLVLRTQIDGDPTFQELLAQVRQVTLDAYAHEDLPFDKVVEALKPARDLSYNPLFQAMFSFHDAPLPSLRLPGLSIDMEVALGNGSAKFDLDVVAIPHAEQRLANRDEASTPGISVIWEYNSDIFEPETIARMEAQYRNLLGGIVANPSARLSELPFLTEAQQRWIDDWNATENDFPAERCAHEIFEQQVARTPEAVAVVVEGRSWTYRTLNARANQLARHLRGLGVGPERLVGLCVERSLEMVVGLLGVLKAGGAYVPIDPAYPDERVASVLADAEITVLLTQASLRGRFEAHPVTAVSLDADWATIGARDESDLPGAARPHHLAYVIYTSGSTGTPKGVMIEHRALMNFATTAAEWYGVTRQDRILQFASISFDTAVEEIFPCLTRGATLLLRTEAMLHSSDDFWSTCRAWGATVLNFPTAFWHQLTAELGPRDPRVPPTVRLVIVGGEEAQLEKVRRFHEAVAHLSPPPQLFNGYGPTEATVTATLQHCDDPEPELVPIGRPLGNTQIYLLDRHHQLVPVGAPGELHIGGVGLSRGYWRRPELTAERFIRNPLLAPKSERLYKTGDLARLRADGRLEYLGRLDSQVKIRGFRIELGEIEAALSGHPGVQQAFLTVREEGTGNKRLVAYVVPREPPLDVEAVRQFIAGKLPSYMVPTAFVLVEALPLTTSGKVDVRALPDPATSRALAGASQEAPRTPTEVTLARIWSEVLRVPEVRVDDNFFELGGDSILSIQVVSRARRVGLEITPKLLFQHQTVGRLAAELDATKAGDATRPGAHAVEAAQGEVTGAVPLTPIQRWFFEQDLSEPHHFNQSALLVTPAGLRAEPLEQAFGHLLRHHDALRLRYTPSPDGFVQVNAPVDDALAAVPPERRAFVVVDLSHLPASEQEAAMLRAEEDFQRRLDLARGPIARLAFFSRGEGQPGWLLFVVHHLAVDGISWRILLEDLGTAYEQLVRGEVVRLPAKTTSFQAWARRLEAHAQSDAVASELSFWNRPAGEDRPLPRDVGSGLGLDTMATAASVTASLTEEETRALLQDVPSVYHTQINDVLLTALVQAIARWTGSPSLRVDLEGHGREDLFDADLSRTVGWFTTMFPVRLALPVTGEGRGEAGVGEALKSVKEQLRKLPGRGIGHGLLRYLRRDEAVRSALRAHPAAEVSFNYLGQFDQVLSASSVLGTASVWKLAQSPRGKRSHRLAVGAVIRGGKLDTVWEYGEKVLERATVERLSSGYVEALRALIAHCKAPEAGGHTPSDFSASKLDQRQLDKLLGKVKRAKAK; from the coding sequence ATGACCCAGGAACGGCAGGAGAGCGTGAGCATGGCATCACGGCGCGGGGACGGGTCCGAGGGCACCGGGCAGCGTGCGTGCGTCCACGAGATGTTCGAGGAGCACGCGGCGCGCACCCCCGAGGCGATCGCGCTGACGTTCGAGGGCGTCGCGCTGAGCTACGGGGCGCTGAACCAGCGCGCGAACCAGCTCGCCCACCACCTGCGGCGCCAGGGCGTCGGCCCCGAGGTGCTGGTGGGTCTCTGTGTGGAGCGCTCCCTCGAGATGATCGTCGGCCTCCTGGGCATCCTCAAGGCGGGCGGCGCTCACGTGCCCCTCGATCCGAGCTACCCGTCGGAGCGGCTCGCCTTCATGCTCGAAGACGCCGCGGCCCCCGTGCTCGTGACCCAGCGGTCCCTCGTCGCCACGCTGCCGGCCTACGCGGGCCACGTGCTTTGCCTCGACGCGGACGGGCCGCTCCTCGACGCGCAGCCCACGGAGAACCTGGGCGAGACGGCGCGTGGTGATCAGCTCGCCTACGTGATCTACACCTCGGGCTCCACCGGCAAGCCGAAGGGCGTCATGGTGGAGCACGAGGGCGTGTGCAACCTGGCGCGCGCGCAAGCGTCGCTCTTCTCCGTGGGGCCGGAGAGCCGGATCCTCCAGTTCGCGTCGCTCAGCTTCGACGCGTCGATCTGGGAGATCGTGATGGCACTCGCCACGGGAGCGCGCCTCACGCTGACCTCTCGGGCCGCGTCGATGCCCGGCCCCAGCTTGCTCCAGACGCTGCGCGAGCAGCGCATCACGCACGTCACCTTGCCGCCCTCGGCGCTCGCGGTGACGCCCGTCGCGGCGCTACCGGCGCTCCGGCACCTCATCGTGGCCGGCGAGGTGTGCCCGCCCAGCCTGGCGCAGCGGTGGAGCCAGGGGCGGAGCTTCACCAACGCCTACGGCCCGACGGAATGCACCGTGTGCGCCACGACCGAGCGCTTCGAGGAGGGGGCGTCACGGCTGCCGATCGGGCGTCCCCTCCCGGGTGTGGAGGTCTTCGTCCTCGACGAGTTCCTGCGACCCACACCGGCTGGCGTGCCCGGCGAGCTGCACGTGGGCGGCATCGGGCTCGCCCGCGGGTATCTCCGCCAGCCTGCGCTGACGCAAGCCAGGTTCATCGCGCACCCCTTCAGCGACGTCCCCGGCGCTCGGCTCTACAAGACGGGAGATCTCGCGCGCCTCTTGCCGGATGGACGTCTGGAGTTCCTCGGGCGGCTGGATGCGCAGGTGAAGCTGCGCGGCTTCCGCATCGAGCTGGGCGAGATCGAGGCGGCCCTGCACCGCCACCCCGAGGTGCGGGACGCCACCGTGCGCGTCCGCGAGGATCAGCCAGGAGATCCGCGGCTGGTCGCCTACGTGGTGCCGCAGCCTGTGCAGGGAGCGCCTGCTGCCTCGCCATCGAGCGCCGTGGCGGGAACGCTGGACGGGGGCGCCCTGCGCGCATTTCTGTGCCGCAGCCTGCCCGAGTTCATGGTGCCGGCGGCCTTCGTCGCGCTGGAGGCACTGCCGCTCTCGCCCAGCGGGAAGGTCGACGCGGAGAGCCTCCCTGCGCCGGACTGGGCGGCGCTCTCTCGTTCGGAGGGCGCAGCGGGGCTCGTCGCACCCCGGGACGCCACGGAGGAGACGCTGGCTTCCCTCTGGTCGGAGGTGCTCGGGGTCGCGTCGATCGGGGTGCACGACAGCTTCCTGGATCTGGGAGGGCACTCGCTGACGGCCATCCAGCTCCTTTCCCGGGTGCGCGAGCGGTTCGGGGAGCACATCTCGTTGAAGAGCCTGTTCGAGAACCCGACGGTCGCGGGGCTCTCCAGCCACATCACGGCGCACCGGGCGGCGCACGGGGACCTCGCGCCGCAGGGGCAGGGGGTCGCGCTGGTCCGGGCGCCTCGGGAGGCGAGGATGCCCGTCTCCTTCGCGCAGGAACGGGTTCACTTCATCGAGCAGATGTCGCCCGAAGGGACGGCGTACCAGGCCCAGTCCAAGGTGCGCTTCGAGGGGCGGCTCGACGTGGCAGCGCTGGTGCGCGCCCTCGGCGAGATGGTGCGCCGCCACGAGATCTACAGGACGACGTTCCCGACGGTGGACGGGCGGCTCGTGCAGGTGATCCACCCGGCGCCCGCGATCGAGGTGCCGATCGTGGATCTCCGCGGCCTCTCGTCCGAGGCGCGGGGCGCCGAGGTGGAGCGCCTCGTCGGGGCGGAGGCGAGGGGGGTCTTCCACCTCGATCGGCTCCCGCTGGTGCGGTGGTCGCTGCTCCGGCTGGGCGACGACGAGCACCTCTTGACCCACGTCGAGCACCACATGGTGCACGATGGCTGGTCGGCGGCGCTGTTCCTGCGCGAGCTGCTCGTGGTCTACCAGGCCTACGTGCGCGGCGAGCCCTCGCCGCTCCCCGAGCCGGCGCTCCAGTTCGTCGACTACGCGAGCTGGCAGCGGCGCTGGGTGTCGAGCCCAGCGGCCCAGGCGCAGCTCGCGTACTGGAAAGAGCAGCTCTCGGGAAGCCCGCCCTTGCTGGCGCTGCCGCTGGACCGGCCGCGCCCTCCGGAGCAGCGGTTCCAGGGGCGCCAGCTCCGGGTCGAGCTTTCCGGGGCGCTGAGCGAGGGGCTGCGCGCGCTGTGCCGCCGCGAGCAGAGCACGCTGTTCATGACCATGCTCGCCGCGTTCCTGATCCTGCTTCGTCGCTACAGCGGGCAGGACGATCTCTGCGTCGGCTCGGCGGTCGCGAACCGGCGATCCCGCGAGGTGGAGGGCCTCATCGGGATGATCGTCAACAACCTGGTCCTGCGCACGCAGATCGACGGCGACCCGACGTTCCAGGAGCTTCTGGCCCAGGTGCGTCAGGTGACGCTCGATGCGTACGCGCACGAGGACCTGCCGTTCGACAAGGTGGTGGAGGCGCTGAAGCCGGCCCGCGACCTGAGCTACAACCCGCTCTTCCAGGCGATGTTCAGCTTCCACGACGCGCCGCTGCCGAGCTTGCGGTTGCCGGGGCTGTCCATCGACATGGAGGTGGCGCTCGGCAATGGCTCGGCGAAGTTCGATCTCGACGTGGTGGCCATCCCCCACGCGGAGCAGCGCCTCGCGAACCGGGACGAGGCTTCCACACCGGGCATCTCCGTCATCTGGGAATACAACAGCGACATCTTCGAGCCCGAGACCATCGCGCGGATGGAAGCGCAGTACCGGAACCTGCTCGGCGGCATCGTGGCGAACCCGTCGGCCAGGCTCTCGGAGCTGCCCTTCCTGACGGAGGCGCAGCAGCGGTGGATCGACGACTGGAACGCGACGGAGAACGACTTCCCGGCCGAGCGCTGTGCGCATGAAATCTTCGAGCAGCAGGTGGCGCGTACGCCCGAGGCCGTCGCGGTGGTGGTCGAGGGGCGCTCGTGGACCTACCGCACGCTGAACGCGCGGGCGAACCAGCTCGCACGGCACCTGCGCGGGCTCGGCGTGGGGCCGGAGAGGCTCGTCGGCCTCTGCGTCGAGCGATCGCTGGAGATGGTCGTCGGCCTGCTGGGCGTGCTCAAGGCGGGGGGCGCGTACGTGCCCATCGATCCGGCGTACCCGGACGAGCGGGTGGCGAGCGTGCTCGCGGACGCGGAGATCACGGTGCTGCTCACGCAGGCGAGCTTGCGAGGGCGGTTCGAAGCGCACCCGGTGACGGCAGTGTCGCTCGATGCCGACTGGGCCACGATCGGCGCGCGCGACGAGAGCGATCTTCCGGGCGCGGCGCGACCGCACCACCTGGCGTACGTCATCTACACCTCGGGCTCCACGGGAACGCCGAAGGGGGTGATGATCGAGCACCGCGCGCTGATGAACTTCGCCACGACGGCGGCGGAGTGGTACGGGGTGACCCGGCAGGATCGCATCCTGCAATTCGCATCGATCAGCTTCGATACGGCGGTGGAGGAGATCTTCCCGTGCCTCACGCGGGGCGCGACCTTGCTCTTGCGCACCGAGGCGATGCTGCACTCCAGCGACGATTTCTGGAGCACCTGCCGGGCCTGGGGCGCGACGGTCCTCAACTTCCCGACGGCGTTCTGGCACCAGCTCACGGCGGAGCTGGGGCCACGGGATCCGCGCGTCCCGCCCACCGTGCGGCTGGTGATCGTTGGAGGCGAGGAAGCGCAGCTCGAGAAGGTGCGGCGCTTCCACGAGGCGGTGGCGCACCTGTCTCCACCGCCGCAGCTCTTCAACGGGTACGGCCCGACCGAGGCCACGGTGACGGCGACGCTCCAGCACTGCGACGACCCCGAGCCGGAGCTGGTGCCGATCGGGCGGCCGCTCGGAAACACGCAGATCTACCTCCTGGATCGGCACCACCAGCTCGTGCCCGTAGGCGCCCCTGGCGAGCTGCACATCGGGGGCGTGGGGCTCTCGCGGGGGTACTGGCGGCGACCGGAGCTGACTGCGGAGCGCTTCATCCGGAACCCTCTCCTCGCCCCGAAATCGGAGCGCCTCTACAAGACGGGCGATCTGGCGCGCCTGCGCGCGGACGGGCGGCTGGAGTACCTGGGCCGCCTCGACAGCCAGGTGAAGATCCGGGGGTTCCGCATCGAACTGGGCGAGATCGAGGCGGCGCTGAGCGGTCACCCCGGGGTGCAGCAAGCGTTCCTCACGGTCCGCGAAGAGGGAACGGGCAACAAGCGGCTCGTGGCCTACGTGGTGCCGCGGGAGCCGCCGCTCGACGTGGAGGCGGTGCGCCAGTTCATCGCCGGGAAGCTGCCCAGCTACATGGTGCCCACCGCGTTCGTGCTGGTGGAGGCGCTGCCGCTCACCACGAGCGGCAAGGTCGATGTTCGCGCGCTGCCCGATCCTGCCACGAGCCGCGCTCTCGCCGGTGCGTCCCAGGAGGCGCCGCGGACGCCGACCGAGGTGACGCTGGCGAGGATCTGGTCGGAGGTGCTGCGCGTGCCGGAGGTGCGCGTCGACGACAACTTCTTCGAGCTGGGTGGGGACTCGATCCTGAGCATCCAGGTGGTGTCGCGCGCGCGGCGGGTGGGCCTGGAGATCACGCCCAAGCTGCTCTTCCAGCACCAGACGGTGGGCAGGTTGGCGGCGGAGCTCGACGCCACGAAGGCAGGCGACGCCACGCGGCCTGGAGCGCACGCGGTGGAGGCAGCGCAAGGGGAGGTGACGGGCGCAGTGCCGCTGACGCCCATCCAGCGCTGGTTCTTCGAGCAGGACCTTTCGGAGCCGCACCACTTCAACCAGTCGGCGCTGCTGGTGACGCCCGCGGGTCTCCGCGCAGAGCCCCTGGAGCAGGCCTTCGGCCACCTGCTGCGGCACCACGACGCCCTGCGGCTGCGCTACACGCCGTCACCTGACGGCTTCGTGCAGGTGAATGCCCCGGTGGACGATGCCCTCGCGGCGGTGCCCCCGGAGCGGAGGGCGTTCGTCGTCGTGGACCTGTCGCATCTGCCGGCCAGCGAGCAGGAGGCGGCGATGCTGCGGGCCGAAGAGGACTTCCAGCGGCGCCTCGATCTCGCGCGGGGACCGATCGCGCGCCTCGCGTTCTTCTCGCGTGGAGAAGGTCAACCGGGGTGGCTGCTCTTCGTCGTCCACCACCTGGCCGTGGACGGCATCTCGTGGCGGATTCTGCTGGAGGATCTCGGCACCGCCTACGAGCAGCTCGTCCGGGGCGAGGTCGTCCGGCTCCCGGCGAAGACCACGTCGTTCCAGGCGTGGGCGAGGCGTCTCGAAGCGCACGCGCAGTCCGACGCGGTCGCGTCCGAGCTCTCGTTCTGGAACCGGCCGGCGGGAGAGGACCGTCCGTTGCCGCGCGACGTCGGCTCGGGCCTCGGCCTCGACACCATGGCGACCGCCGCGTCGGTGACGGCTTCCTTGACCGAAGAGGAGACGCGCGCGCTGCTCCAGGACGTGCCGTCCGTCTACCACACGCAGATCAACGACGTGCTCCTGACGGCGCTGGTGCAGGCCATCGCGCGGTGGACGGGGAGCCCCTCCTTGCGGGTCGATCTGGAGGGGCATGGTCGTGAGGACCTGTTCGACGCCGACCTGTCGCGCACCGTGGGGTGGTTCACGACGATGTTCCCGGTGCGGCTGGCGCTTCCCGTGACAGGGGAGGGGCGCGGCGAGGCGGGTGTGGGCGAGGCGCTGAAGTCGGTGAAGGAGCAGCTCCGCAAGCTGCCCGGGCGCGGCATCGGCCACGGCTTGCTCCGATACCTGCGCCGTGACGAGGCGGTGCGGAGCGCCTTGCGTGCGCACCCTGCGGCGGAGGTGAGCTTCAACTACCTCGGGCAGTTCGATCAGGTGCTCTCGGCGTCGAGCGTGCTGGGGACGGCGAGCGTGTGGAAGCTCGCGCAGAGCCCGCGCGGGAAGCGCAGCCACCGGCTCGCCGTGGGAGCGGTGATCCGGGGTGGCAAGCTGGACACGGTCTGGGAGTACGGCGAGAAGGTCCTGGAGCGCGCGACCGTGGAGCGCCTGTCGTCGGGATACGTCGAGGCGCTGCGCGCGCTGATCGCGCACTGCAAGGCGCCGGAAGCTGGGGGGCATACGCCGTCGGACTTCTCGGCGTCGAAGCTCGATCAGCGGCAGCTCGACAAGCTGCTGGGCAAAGTGAAGCGCGCGAAGGCGAAGTAG
- a CDS encoding intradiol ring-cleavage dioxygenase codes for MGHGDDHPHDGLTADLKALAAQSSRRKVLGWLAGATLLPLLGCEDANGGACAAIPEETAGPYPGDGTNGANALVLDGIVRSDIRSSIAGLSGTAEGIPLTVTLTVVDSGDACAALAGYVVYLWHCDRDGQYSMYTRQDQNYLRGVLETAEDGTVTFTTIFPGCYDGRMPHMHFEVYEDLASATSGRNAIATSQLAFPTAVCDAVYATTGYEASVTNFARTSFERDNVFSDGVEQQLAEVAGTVSDGYSATLTIGV; via the coding sequence ATGGGACACGGTGACGATCATCCTCACGACGGGCTCACGGCGGATCTGAAGGCCCTGGCTGCGCAGAGCAGCCGGCGGAAGGTCCTGGGGTGGCTGGCCGGGGCGACCCTCTTGCCGCTCCTGGGCTGCGAAGACGCGAACGGTGGTGCGTGCGCGGCCATCCCCGAGGAGACGGCAGGACCTTATCCAGGCGACGGTACCAACGGGGCGAACGCGCTGGTGCTCGACGGGATCGTCCGCAGCGACATCCGGTCGAGCATCGCAGGGCTCAGCGGGACCGCCGAGGGCATCCCGCTGACGGTGACGCTGACGGTCGTGGACTCCGGTGACGCCTGCGCTGCGCTCGCAGGGTACGTGGTCTACCTGTGGCACTGCGATCGCGACGGCCAGTACTCGATGTACACCCGGCAGGATCAAAACTACCTGCGTGGCGTGCTGGAGACGGCAGAGGACGGGACGGTGACGTTCACGACCATCTTCCCTGGCTGCTACGACGGCCGGATGCCGCACATGCACTTCGAGGTCTACGAGGACCTGGCGTCGGCGACCTCCGGTCGAAACGCGATCGCCACCTCGCAGCTCGCCTTCCCGACGGCCGTCTGCGATGCCGTCTATGCAACGACGGGCTACGAGGCGAGCGTCACCAACTTCGCGAGGACGAGCTTCGAGCGCGACAACGTCTTCAGCGATGGCGTCGAGCAGCAACTCGCCGAGGTCGCAGGCACCGTGAGCGACGGTTACTCGGCGACCTTGACCATCGGCGTCTGA
- a CDS encoding ArsR/SmtB family transcription factor — protein MDIFEIVADPNRRALLDMLAGGERTAGELASCVPKLTQPAVSRHLRLMRDSGLIEVRPEAQRRIYALRPEALLELDAWLSRYRRL, from the coding sequence ATGGACATCTTCGAGATCGTCGCCGACCCGAACCGGCGGGCTCTGCTCGACATGCTGGCCGGGGGAGAGCGGACGGCTGGCGAGCTGGCATCCTGCGTTCCGAAGCTCACCCAGCCCGCCGTCTCGCGGCATCTCCGGCTGATGCGTGACTCGGGGCTCATCGAGGTCCGGCCGGAGGCGCAGCGACGCATCTACGCGCTGCGGCCCGAGGCGCTCCTCGAACTCGATGCCTGGCTGAGCCGGTATCGCCGTCTCTAG
- the lipA gene encoding lipoyl synthase, translated as MTTTAEPQQPAPTAGTPTKSRFEPKPEWLKVRAPGGDTYHEIKGTLRKLDLFTVCEEARCPNIGECWREGTATVMLLGDVCTRGCRFCAVTTGDPRGAVDVREPEHVARAIARMGLQYVVMTMVNRDDLLDGGAEHVGRTVQRLRALRPDMLIETLVGDFQGHMSHVDTVVESGPDVFAHNIEVVRRLTRTIRDVRAGYDQSLEVLRRAKAKQRALSKASEGDGSEAARRLTKSSIMVGLGETDEELLETLRDLREAEVDVVTLGQYLRPSPKYAPVKRFMTPDEFTALGKAAMEMGFLYAASAPLVRSSYKAAEVFIRSALRGKGEGGEGAEALLDERLAIAQREAARVAAELGPETETRTPAAPRETPLIPMESLIRR; from the coding sequence GTGACCACGACCGCCGAGCCCCAGCAGCCCGCGCCGACCGCGGGCACGCCCACGAAATCTCGCTTCGAGCCCAAGCCGGAGTGGTTGAAGGTCCGCGCACCGGGCGGGGACACGTACCACGAGATCAAGGGCACCCTCCGCAAGCTGGACCTGTTCACGGTCTGCGAGGAGGCGCGCTGCCCGAACATCGGGGAGTGCTGGCGCGAGGGGACGGCGACGGTGATGCTCCTCGGCGACGTGTGCACGCGGGGGTGCCGCTTCTGCGCGGTGACCACCGGCGATCCGCGCGGCGCGGTCGATGTGCGGGAGCCGGAGCACGTGGCGCGGGCGATCGCGCGGATGGGGCTCCAGTACGTGGTCATGACGATGGTCAACCGCGACGATCTGCTCGACGGCGGGGCGGAGCACGTGGGGCGGACGGTGCAGCGGCTGCGCGCGCTGCGGCCCGACATGCTGATCGAGACGCTGGTGGGCGATTTCCAGGGGCACATGAGCCACGTGGACACGGTGGTGGAGTCGGGGCCCGACGTGTTCGCGCACAACATCGAGGTGGTGCGGCGGTTGACGCGGACGATCCGCGACGTGCGCGCGGGATACGATCAGTCCCTCGAGGTGCTGCGGCGGGCCAAGGCGAAGCAGCGGGCGCTCTCGAAGGCGTCGGAAGGCGACGGGAGCGAGGCGGCGCGGCGTCTGACCAAGAGCTCGATCATGGTGGGGCTCGGGGAGACGGACGAAGAGCTGCTGGAGACGCTGCGGGATCTGCGCGAGGCCGAGGTCGACGTGGTGACGCTGGGGCAATACCTGCGGCCGTCGCCGAAGTACGCGCCGGTGAAGCGGTTCATGACGCCCGACGAGTTCACGGCGCTCGGGAAGGCCGCGATGGAGATGGGCTTCCTGTATGCGGCGAGCGCACCGCTGGTGCGGTCGAGCTACAAGGCAGCCGAGGTGTTCATCCGGAGCGCTCTCCGAGGGAAGGGTGAGGGCGGCGAGGGCGCCGAAGCGCTGCTGGACGAGCGGCTGGCGATCGCGCAGCGCGAGGCCGCCCGGGTCGCCGCGGAGCTGGGTCCGGAGACGGAGACCAGGACGCCCGCCGCGCCGCGAGAGACACCGCTCATCCCCATGGAGTCGCTGATCCGACGCTGA
- a CDS encoding SDR family oxidoreductase, with translation MRLQDRVVFITGASRGIGRAVALACAREGAHIVVAAKTDVAENPKIPGTIHDVAKEVEALGRQALPIKLDVRDDAACEQAVAKAVERFGRVDALVNNAGALWWADITETPVKKFDLIMGINVRASFVLSRAVLPHMVSRKYGHILMMSPPLAGDASDPSVYAHHGAYAVSKLGMTMIANAIAAEYGEHNITAHALWPATAVESYATMNFGLGGPEMWRKADILADATVALLAKEPSARKGQGWIDEDLLREEGVTDFSKYQCVPGVEPPHMVFSSIPKATSTKV, from the coding sequence ATGCGCCTCCAGGATCGCGTCGTGTTCATCACCGGGGCTTCGCGCGGCATCGGCCGGGCGGTGGCCCTCGCCTGCGCCCGCGAGGGTGCCCACATCGTCGTCGCGGCCAAGACGGACGTGGCGGAAAACCCCAAGATCCCCGGCACCATCCACGACGTCGCCAAAGAGGTCGAGGCCCTCGGCCGGCAGGCGCTGCCCATCAAGCTCGACGTCCGCGACGATGCCGCCTGCGAGCAGGCCGTGGCGAAGGCCGTCGAGCGCTTCGGCCGCGTCGACGCGCTCGTCAACAACGCGGGCGCGCTCTGGTGGGCGGACATCACGGAGACCCCGGTCAAGAAGTTCGACCTGATCATGGGCATCAACGTGCGCGCCTCGTTCGTGCTGTCCCGCGCCGTGCTCCCGCACATGGTCTCGCGCAAGTACGGCCACATCCTGATGATGTCGCCCCCCCTCGCCGGCGACGCGTCCGACCCGTCGGTCTACGCGCACCACGGCGCGTACGCCGTGTCCAAGCTCGGGATGACCATGATCGCCAACGCGATCGCCGCCGAGTACGGCGAACACAACATCACCGCCCACGCCCTCTGGCCCGCGACGGCCGTGGAGAGCTACGCGACCATGAACTTCGGCCTCGGCGGTCCCGAGATGTGGCGCAAAGCCGACATCCTGGCGGACGCCACCGTGGCGCTCCTCGCCAAGGAACCGTCCGCTCGCAAGGGCCAGGGCTGGATCGACGAGGACCTCCTGCGCGAAGAGGGCGTGACCGACTTCTCCAAGTACCAGTGTGTCCCTGGGGTCGAGCCACCGCACATGGTGTTCTCCTCGATCCCGAAAGCGACCTCGACCAAGGTGTAG